In Algiphilus sp., the sequence GGCGCATCCGCGCAGTGCGTACAACGAGGACTTCATCCTGATCAGCCGCAACGACGCGCTCGGTGCCTGAGCGGTGACCGGAGTGCACTATTATTGTGCATGCCTGCGGCGTCGCCGTGTCGCAGGGGGCACTGTTCTCGTGCATGGATGCGGTGCCGAGGGAAGTGCCGCCGCATGACGGTCAATGCCCACATCCTCGATACGGATGCCGCGATCGCGGCGCTGCTGGCCGAGTCGCGCACCATAGCGGTGCTCGGCGCGCGCGGCGAGACGCACCGGGATCGACCCGCCTACTACGTCCCGCGGTATCTGCAGGAGGCGGGCTATGCGCTCTACCTGGTCCCGGTCCACGAGCCGCGTCCGCCGGAGATCCTCGGGGTCGACGCGGTTGCCCGGCTCGAGGACCTGCCGCCGGTCGATATCGTCGACGTCTTCCGGCGCCCGGAGGATCTGCCCGCGCACCTCGATGCCCTGATCGCGCTGCGGCCGCGTGCCGTCTGGTTGCAGCTCGGCATCCGCAACGACGAAGTGGCCGGCCGGCTGGCCGAGGCCGGCATCGATGTGGTGCAGGACCGCTGCATCATGGTCGAGCATCGGCGCCTGCTGGCGCCGGGAAGCTAGGGCGACCGCGCGTACCAGCCGCGGCTGCGGTTGACGACCGCCACCAGGGTCAGCATCAGCGGCACCTCGACCAGCACGCCGACCACGGTCGCCAGCGCCGCGCCGCTGTCGAGCCCGTAGATGGCGATGGCGGTCGCAACGGCGAGCTCGAAGAAGTTGCTGGCGCCGATCAGGCAGCTCGGCCCCGCGACATCGAAGCGCTCGCCGGCCAGACGATTGGCGACGTAGCCCGCGGCGAAGGTCAGCGTCCCCTGCAACAGGATCGGCACGGCGAGCATCGCGATGATCAGCGGCTGCGACAGGATCCGCTCGCCCTGGAAGGCGAACAGCAGCACCAGCGTGGCCAGCAGCGCCATGGTCGACACCGGGCTCAGCCGGTCGAGCGTCGCGTCCAGCGCCGCGCGGGAAACGGACAGGCGCTGTGCGCGCCACAACTGCGCGATCACCAGCGGCACCACGATGTAGAGCAGCACCGACAGCAGCAGCGTCTGCCACGGCACCGGCACGCTGGTGACACCCAGGAGCAGCGCCACCAGCGGTGCGAAGGCCACGATCATGATGGCGTCGTTGAGAGCGACCTGCGTCAGCGTGAAGTTGGCATCGCCGCCGACCAGTCGGCTCCACACGAAGACCATCGCCGTGCAGGGGGCCGCCGCCAGCAGGATCAGGCCGGCGACGTAGCTGTCCTGCTGCGCGGTCGGCAGCCAGCCGGCGAAGAGCACGCGCACGAACAGCCAGGCCAGTCCGGCCATCAGGAAGGGCTTGATTGCCCAGTTGACCAGCACGGTGATCGAGAAACCCCGCCAGTGCGCGCCGACGCGGAACAGAGTGGCGAAATCCACCTTCATCAGCATCGGGATGATCATCAACCAGATGAGCAGGCCCACCGGAATGTTCACGCGCGCAATCTCCAGCCCGCCCAGCCAGGCGAAGCCCTCCGGCAGCGCCCGTCCGATCAATGCGCCGGCGAGCATGCACAGCGCCACCCACAGGCTGAGCCAGCGTTCGAAGCCGCTCACAGGCGGGCTCCTGCCTCGGCTGCAGCGCGCTCGGCATGCGCCGCAACGCGCTCGCTGTAGCGGTCGGTGAGCGCTTCGCGGTGGCCGCGCGTGAGCACGGTGAAGCGCACCAGTTCCTCCATGACATCCACCACGCGCTCGTAGTGGGCCGATGGCTTCATGCGGCCGTCATCGTCGAACGCCTGCCAGGCCTTGGGCACCGACGACTGGTTGGGAATCGTGATCATCCGCATCCAGCGGCCGAGCAGGCGCAGCGTATTGACCGCGTTGAAGGACTGCGATCCGCCGGAGACCTGCATCACCGCGAGTGTCCGGCCCTGGGTGGGACGGCTGGCTCCCAGCGCCAGCGGTATGTGATCGATCTGGTTCTTGAGAACGGCAGTGATGGCGCCGTGCCGCTCGGGACTGCACCAGACCTGGCCCTCCGACCACAGCGACACCTCGCGCAGCTCGCGGACCTCCGGGTGCTCGGCGGCACCCGGGCTGTCGGCCTGCGGCAGGCCGGCGGGATCGAAGATGCGCGTTTCGCAGCCCATGTATTGCAGCAACCGCGCCGCTTCCTCGGTGAGCAGACGCGAACAGGACCGTTCGCGCAGCGAGCCGTAGAGCAGCAGGATGCGCGGCGGGTGCCCGTCGGGCAGGCCGAGCGCGCGGGCCGGGTCGCGCGACAGCGCGTCCGGCTCGAGGGCGGGTAGATGGTCGGGGGCGGGGAGGTTGCGCAGCATGGCGGGCGGGGCTCTTGGCGTGTCAGGCGATGTCGCTGTGCAGCGCCTGCACGCGGTCCGTGAAATCGGCGCGTTCCCAGTCAGCATCCGGCCACGCCGCAAGCGTCGCGAAGCGGCGGTGGAGCGTGTCGCGCACGGCACTGAAGCACAGGCGCTGAGCGGATTCATCGCCGGCGGCGGGCGGGTCGGGCAATCCCCAGTGCACTTTGCGCGCTGGGCCCGGAAACAGCGGGCAGGTTTCGCCGGCAGCCCGGTCGCAGACCGTGATCACCAGATCCAGCGGCGGTGCGCCTGCTGTCGTGAAGCGGTCCCAGGACTTGCTGCGCAACCCGGTCGTCGGCACGCCGGCCCGGCGCAGCGTCTCCAGTGCCATCGGGTGAGGTGTCCGCCCGGGGTTCGAACCGGCCGAATGGCCGCGCACACGGTCGCCGCCGAGATGATTGATCAGGGCCTCCGCCATGATCGACCGCGCCGAATTGCCGGTGCACAGGATCAGGACGTGGCGCATTGCGAGGGGAGGGCGCAGTCGTGCCCGGACTCGGCGCAGCAGTTCT encodes:
- a CDS encoding arsenate reductase ArsC, with the protein product MAEALINHLGGDRVRGHSAGSNPGRTPHPMALETLRRAGVPTTGLRSKSWDRFTTAGAPPLDLVITVCDRAAGETCPLFPGPARKVHWGLPDPPAAGDESAQRLCFSAVRDTLHRRFATLAAWPDADWERADFTDRVQALHSDIA
- a CDS encoding CoA-binding protein, with product MTVNAHILDTDAAIAALLAESRTIAVLGARGETHRDRPAYYVPRYLQEAGYALYLVPVHEPRPPEILGVDAVARLEDLPPVDIVDVFRRPEDLPAHLDALIALRPRAVWLQLGIRNDEVAGRLAEAGIDVVQDRCIMVEHRRLLAPGS
- the arsB gene encoding ACR3 family arsenite efflux transporter: MSGFERWLSLWVALCMLAGALIGRALPEGFAWLGGLEIARVNIPVGLLIWLMIIPMLMKVDFATLFRVGAHWRGFSITVLVNWAIKPFLMAGLAWLFVRVLFAGWLPTAQQDSYVAGLILLAAAPCTAMVFVWSRLVGGDANFTLTQVALNDAIMIVAFAPLVALLLGVTSVPVPWQTLLLSVLLYIVVPLVIAQLWRAQRLSVSRAALDATLDRLSPVSTMALLATLVLLFAFQGERILSQPLIIAMLAVPILLQGTLTFAAGYVANRLAGERFDVAGPSCLIGASNFFELAVATAIAIYGLDSGAALATVVGVLVEVPLMLTLVAVVNRSRGWYARSP
- the arsH gene encoding arsenical resistance protein ArsH, which translates into the protein MLRNLPAPDHLPALEPDALSRDPARALGLPDGHPPRILLLYGSLRERSCSRLLTEEAARLLQYMGCETRIFDPAGLPQADSPGAAEHPEVRELREVSLWSEGQVWCSPERHGAITAVLKNQIDHIPLALGASRPTQGRTLAVMQVSGGSQSFNAVNTLRLLGRWMRMITIPNQSSVPKAWQAFDDDGRMKPSAHYERVVDVMEELVRFTVLTRGHREALTDRYSERVAAHAERAAAEAGARL